The window GGGATGGAGTATAACGATATAACTGATGAAGGGCGGCAGAAATTTATTGAAGTGTCACAGTCCTGCTACGATAAATTCAAAGAGCTGATTGAGGATGATGAATTGTTTGACGCAACGGCTGAGTTTTGTGGGAAGAATTGATTGAGGAAGAAAATGAGGTGCGTATATGGAACGTAAAAAGACGGTCTTGTCCAAATTCTTTGATATTGTAAACGGACTGGAGAATGTAGTTCTGGCGGTTATGGTTATTGGCATGGTTGTTACGATTCTTCTTCAGATTATCGGGCGTATCATCGGCCACCCCTTTGCATGGACAGAGGAGACCAGCAGGTATCTGTTCCTCTGGATGATGTTTGTGGCCCTGGCTGCAGGGTTTAACCAGGCGGAGTCGTCCCGCGTAACATTACTGGTTATGGTGGGCCCCAAATGGCTGAAGAAATTTAGTGAAATTTTATATGCGGTTGTTGTCGTGGCATTCTTTGGTTTTATGGTTGTCTGGGGGATTGAGGTTGTAAGACAGCAGATTATGATGAGGGAGATGGGTACTGCCCTGCAAATCCCCATGTATGTCATTGGCATCTGCGTGCCGGTCTCTGGAATACTGGGAATTATCGGGGTTGTGCAAAGTTTTCTGGAATACTATGGCAATGTTGCCATACCGGAAAGGCAAAAAGAAGATAAGAAAGATACGGAAGAAAGGGGTGAGGAGTAAGTATGAGCGTTGTATTATTAATTGTATTCCTGGTTCTGATGTTTTTGGGAGTGCCAATTGCAGTCGCATTAGGCGCAGCTTCTGTCATCTGTATTGCAACGATGTCAGACCTGCCCCTGTCACTGGCCGCCCAGTCTATGTTTACTTCTATGAATAGCTTTATTATGGTTGCCGTGCCTTTATTTATTCTCTGTGGCTCGCTGATGGATGAAGGGGGAGTTGCAGACAAGATTTATGACCTGGCAGAAGCCATGGTAGGATGGATTTTCGGCGGCCTGGGGCATGTGTCTGTTGTGGTCAACATGATATTTGCAGGCATGTCCGGTTCTTCTGTGGCAGCCATCGCATCCATTGGAAAGATGAGCATCAATGCCCTGTCTAAAAAGGGATATCCCCAGGATTACGCCACGGCGATTAATCTATCGGGATCTATGCTGGCCTCCGTTATCCCGCCCAGCATACTGATGATCAATGCAGCGGCTACTGCAAATGTTTCTATAGGGCAGGCTTTGCTGGCAGGGTTGATTCCAGGAATTATTATTGGCCTTATCTTCATGGTCTATAATTATTTCTATTGTAAGAAACATGGAATCGGCGACCGCACGCCGTTCCAGGGGAAACGGCTGGGAAGGGCATTTGTAAACGCCATACCGGCGCTTTTGACCCCTGTTATTCTGCTGGGAGGTGTTTATACAGGATTCTATACACCCACAGAAGGGGCGGCCATTGCAGTGGTATATACCATTTTAGTTTCGATTTATATTTATAAGAATCTGAAGTGGACAGACATTCCCAGGATTATCTGTAAGAATGCCCGGTCAACAGGGACCATTCTGTTTGTGGCCATTGCAGCAAAACCGGCGTCTCTTTTATTCGAACTGGACGGCCTGCCCAGCACAGTCGCAAACATGATAACCGGTGTTTCAGATAACCGTATTGTTATTATGTTCGTCCTGTATGCATTCTTAATCTGTGTTGGCATGTTCATGGATGCGACAGCGGCAATTTTTATCCTTGTCCCGATTTTGCTGCCGGCAGTGCAGGCAGTAGGGGTGTCGCCACTGTTTTTTGTAGTGTTCCTTGTCATCACACTGTCCTTTGGACTGATCACACCGCCGGTGGGCGTGTGCCTGTATGCGGCCCAGAATGTGACTGGGCTTGCCTTGGAGAGGATTATTAAGGCTTCTGTCCCATGGATTATCCTCATCGCGGTCACACTCTGTATTTTTATTGTGTTCCCGCAGATTATTACAGGGCCGGTAGGACTGATATTTGGAGGCTGATTATAGCATTCCTATAGAGAATGAAATTTGAACTTTGACAAAATAAAATCTCCCCGTATGATGTATATGAGTTTAGCGACTTAATACATCAGAATACAAAGGAGATTTTATAACAATGAAAGTAAAGTATGAAGACCGCCTGAAACAGAAACTACTCGCAATCAAAACAAATACCCTTATAGTTGGCGTGGATATCGCCAAAAACTATCAGTGGGCAAGGTTTGTTGATTTCAGAGGCATTGAGTATAGCCATGCCTTGAAATTCAAAAACAGTAAAAGCGGCTTTGAGACTATATTAACAAGGATCCGCCAGATATGCAAGGAGGAAAATTTTGCAGAGGCTGTCGTTGGAATGGAACCCACCGGACATTACTGGAAAGCATTCGCGAACTGGCTTAATAAGCAGGAGGGGATCAGGGTCGTCCTCGTCAATCCGTATGCGACAAAACAGGCAAAGGAGCTTGATGATAACAGCCAGACAAAGTCGGATAAGAAGGATGCGCTGACGATTGGGAAGCTGGTGAAGGACGGGAGATATTTTGAACTGTACCTGCCCCATGATATTTATGCCGAACTGAGAGTGCTGTCCACGACCAGAACCGGATTAAATAAGCGTAAAAGTGCATTGAAGAATACAGTTACGGCGGTACTGGATGAGTTTTTCCCGGAGTATACAGAAGTGTTCAAATGCCCGCTTACGGGGAAAGCATCGAGGCAGATATTAAAGGTATGCCCATTTCCTAAATTCATTCTTGAGCTAAGTGTAGACGGGGTTACAGCAGAGATAAAGAAAGCGGTAAAGAAAACCGTTGGACGCAGGAAAGCAGAACAGCTTGTAGAAGCCGCAAAAGATTCCATCGGCGTAGATTATGGGGAAGAAGCTGCCATGCTGAAACTGAGCCTGACGCTGGAAGAACTGGGGCTTTTGGAGAAACAGACAGAAGAACTGGAAGGAAAAATGGCAGAAATGTTAGAGAAGACCGAGTATGCAGGATTCTTATTAAGTATAAAGGGAATCGGCGTGGTAACACTGGCGGCGTGTCTTGGGGAGCTTGGCGACCCGACTCGTTTTGAAAACCCGCGTCAGATGAGCCGTATGGCAGGGTATAACCTTGTGGAGGACAGCTCAGGAAAGAACAAGAGCGGGACAAAGATATCCAAACGAGGGAGGAAAAACCTGCGGAGTGTGCTGTATCAGATGGCACTGACAATGGTTGCTGCAAATGATGAGATGAAACAGTTATACCATTACCTGAAAACGAGGGAGAAAGATCCGCTGAAAAAGATGCAGGCATTGATCGTAGTCAGCAAAAAGATACTGACGCTGATCCACACGCTTGCCAAGAAAAAGGAAAACTACGACCCGAAAAAAGTATTCGGATATGTCCGCAGGGAACAGCTTAAAGCAGCTGCCTGAGAAGAAAGAGAGCCGGTAATGGCACGGGGACAAGGAGGGATCCTCCATCAGCCCAAAGAGGCAGCATGATAGCACAAGTCTGCCCCGTGCCTTTATCCATAAAGCAGAAGGAAGGAATGTCAGGGCAAAGACCCAGCGAGAACTGGTAGGGTAAGTGTATGGATATAGATCGGCAGAAGAAAGAACATCAGTCATTCCATCCATTTATGGATGATGATATAAAACTTTAAAATATATCGGGAGATATATTGACAAATTTCAAATATTGAGGTAGGAGGGTGAAGAGATGAAGATTGTTATTTTAGACGGTTATACAGAGAATCCAGGGGATCTGAGCTGGGAAGGCTTTGAGAATATAGGGGAATTAGATGTATACGACAGGACGTCCCTTTCAGATATAAAGGAGGCTATAAGCAGAATTGGGGATGCAGAGGCTGTACTGACAAATAAGACGCCTCTTCCTAAAGCAGTGATTGATGCAAGCCCCAATCTAAAATATATCGGCGTGCTGGCCACAGGGTACAATGTGGTGGATGTGGACGCGGCAAAGGAAAAAGGCATTGTCGTAAGCAATATTCCCTCTTATGGGACTGCGGCAGTGGGTCAGTTCGCAATTGCACTTCTGCTGGAGATCTGCCACAATATCGGGCACCACAACCAGGCTGTCAAGGAAGGGCGCTGGGAGAGCAACCCTGACTGGTGTTTCTGGGACTATCCGTTGATTGAACTGGCAGGAAAGACGATGGGGATTATTGGCTTCGGCAGAATTGGGCAGGCAACGGGAAAAATCGCAAAAGCACTGGGGATGCGGGTGATCGCAAATGATGAATTTCCCAGCGAGGGCGGAAAGGAAATCGCAGAATATGTGTCAAGGGAAGAGTTGTTTGCACAGGCAGATGTAATTTCCCTGCACTGTCCACTGTTCCCCTCCACCCAGGGCCTGGTGGACAAGGAAAATATAGCGAAAATGAAGGATGGCGTCATTATTTTAAATAACTCCAGGGGTCAGTTGATTGTGGAACAGGATCTGGCCGACGCATTAAATGCAGGAAAGGTGTATGCCGCAGGGTTGGATGTGGTTTCCACAGAGCCAATCAAAGGGGACAATCCTCTTCTGGAGGCTAAAAACTGTATTATAACACCTCATATATCCTGGGCGCCAAAGGAGAGCCGCCAGCGTTTGATGGACATTGCGGTTGAGAATCTGGAGAGGTTCATCAAAGGCGAGCCTGTGAATGTTGTAAATAAGTAGAAGAAAGGTTAGGGGCGGATGAAATGAGTAAAAATGTATCCTTTGATTACTCGAAAACGGCAGGGTTCATGAAAGAGCATGAAGTGGCATCTATGAAAGGGACCGTGGAATATGCCAAGAATAAGCTTCTTTCCAGGAGCGGGGAGGGCAGCAGCTTTCTGGGGTGGATTGACCTTCCCGTGGACTATGACAAAACAGAGTTTAGGAGAATCAAAAAAGCGGCCAAAAAAATACAGTCTGATTCTGAGGTGCTTTTGGTAATCGGAATCGGCGGATCGTACCTTGGGGCACGTGCGGCAATCGAGTTTCTGCGCCATGGATTTTATAATAATGTAAGCAGGGAAATAAGAAAAGCGCCGGAAATTTATTTTGTCGGGAATAATATGAGCGGCGCCTATATCAGGGCGGTTATAGATGTGGTGGGCGGCAGGGATTTCTCAATTAATGTAATATCTAAGTCGGGAACTACCACAGAGCCGGCCATTGCCTTCCGTGTATTTAAGGAAATCCTGGAAAAGAAATATGGCAGGGAGGCCGCCGCCCACAGGATTTATGCCACCACAGATAAATCCCGCGGCGCACTGAAGCATCTGGCAGATGAAGAGGGGTATGATACCTTTGTGGTGCCCGACGACATAGGGGGGCGTTTCTCCGTACTGACCGCCGTGGGACTCCTTCCCATAGCTGTGAGCGGGGCGGATATAGACCTTTTAATGGAAGGTGCGGCGGCAGGCCGAAAGAATGCCCTGGAGAAACCTTATGAGGAAAACGATGCTTTATTGTATGCTGCGGTCCGCAATATTCTCCACCGGAAAGGAAAGTCAGTAGAAATTCTGGCCAATTATGAACCCAGCCTGCATTATATATCTGAATGGTGGAAACAGCTCCACGGAGAGAGTGAGGGGAAGGACCAGCGGGGAATTATGCCTGCATCTGTAGACCTGACAACGGATTTACATTCTCTGGGGCAGTTTATACAGGATGGCTCCAGAATTATGTTTGAGACAGTGCTGAATATAGAGGCGCCGGGAGAAGAGATCATACTGAGGGAAGAGCCTGTGGATTTGGACGGACTAAACTATCTGGCAGGCAAGACAGTAGATTTTGTTAATAAGAGTGCCATGAACGGTACAATTTTGGCGCACACAGATGGCAAAGTCCCCAACCTGATGGTGAAGATACCCAAAGAGAATGAGTTTTATCTTGGACAGTTATTTTATTTCTTTGAGTTCGCATGTGGAGTCAGCGGGTATGTGCTGGGAGTAAATCCATTCAACCAGCCAGGAGTAGAGAGCTATAAGACGAATATGTTCGCGCTTTTAGGGAAACCCGGGTTTGAGAAAGAGCGCAAGGACCTGCTCAAAAGGCTGTAAGTGAATACCCAGGGGCACCCTGAAAGGGGTGCCCTTTTAAGGTATAGATACAGGGGAGCTATATAGGGGCACATGTATAGAAGCGTTGTAAAATGGTATTTCTTATGTTATGATAAAAAACAAATAAAGCCTGCAGGCAGACATATAATTTGGCCTAGGCTGGCAGCAGAGATGTATATTTGTACCTGTATTCAGGGCATATTTGATAAACGGGGGGATGATCTTGGAAGCGATTAGCTGTAAGCAAAAAATCAGAGGTATGATGAATCATCTTACGAACACGGAAAACAAGATTGCCAGATATGTTTTGGATAATTATGATACTGTACTGAGCAGCAACATTACAGAGCTGGCAGAAAAGGCGGGCGTCAGTGACGCTTCAGTAGTACGTTTTTGTAAGAGCCTTGGGTATAAGGGATACCAGGATTTTAAAATTAATGCCGCCAAGGATATCCTCCCAAGGGAAAAGCACTTGAATCCCAGCCTGGAGCCGTCGGATGATATGGGGACAATCTGCAAAAAGATATTTGGCACAGAGGTTGCTGTATTAGACAGGACTTTTGCCGGCCTTGACATGAAGGCTGTAGAGCAGGCCGCCCGTATGATCAGGGATGCCAAAAAGTTAGTAGTGTTCGGAAGCGGCGGCAGCCTCCTGGTGGGGAAAGACGCCCAGCATAAGTTTTTAAAGATTGGGATCCAGGTATATGTGTATGAGGATATGGACATGCAGCTGATGGCATCTTCCCTAATGAAAAGCGATGAAGTGGCGCTGTGCATCTCACATTCAGGCTATAACTCCAATGTGGTAAACTGTATGAAGAATGCCGGCGAGAACGGGGCAGGGCGGATTGCTTTGGCCAGCCAGGGGAAGACGCCGGTTTCCAAGAATGCGGACGTGGTGCTCTATACTGCATCCGAGGAGACGATATTTAAGTCTGAGTCTGTAAGTACAAGAATTGCACAGCTTGCGATTATTGACTGTCTCGTGGCTATTGTAGCCTTCGAAGATTACGATGATTCCTACCAGGCTATCCAGCAGACCCGCAGGGCCACGTCCCAGAATAAGTTTTAGTGCTGGGCGGCAATACTGCGGCACATAGGTTATAAAATAAAGAAATAGAAGAACTGGCCGGCGCCTGCACAGTATTGCAGGCGCCGGCGCTATTTTGGCCTGGCTACTCATCGGCAAAAATGATATTGACGCCCTGGGCCTTTAGGGAGGAGAGTGTCTTTGCATCTGCCGTAGAATCAGTGATCAGTGTTTTTAAAGAACTCACATCCAGAATTTTAAATGTATTTGTCTTTCCCAGTTTATGGCCGGTAGCTACCATAATGATTTTACTGGCGCAGTTGCTGGCGATGTTTTTGTATAATTCAGCTTCCTGATAAATATTTGTTGTCACGCCGTTTAAGGCGTCAATGGCATTTGCACCCAGAAAGGCCATATCCACAAAAATAGAATTGATTACCTGTTCTGTATACGGCCC of the Luxibacter massiliensis genome contains:
- a CDS encoding IS110 family RNA-guided transposase, producing MKVKYEDRLKQKLLAIKTNTLIVGVDIAKNYQWARFVDFRGIEYSHALKFKNSKSGFETILTRIRQICKEENFAEAVVGMEPTGHYWKAFANWLNKQEGIRVVLVNPYATKQAKELDDNSQTKSDKKDALTIGKLVKDGRYFELYLPHDIYAELRVLSTTRTGLNKRKSALKNTVTAVLDEFFPEYTEVFKCPLTGKASRQILKVCPFPKFILELSVDGVTAEIKKAVKKTVGRRKAEQLVEAAKDSIGVDYGEEAAMLKLSLTLEELGLLEKQTEELEGKMAEMLEKTEYAGFLLSIKGIGVVTLAACLGELGDPTRFENPRQMSRMAGYNLVEDSSGKNKSGTKISKRGRKNLRSVLYQMALTMVAANDEMKQLYHYLKTREKDPLKKMQALIVVSKKILTLIHTLAKKKENYDPKKVFGYVRREQLKAAA
- a CDS encoding TRAP transporter small permease, giving the protein MERKKTVLSKFFDIVNGLENVVLAVMVIGMVVTILLQIIGRIIGHPFAWTEETSRYLFLWMMFVALAAGFNQAESSRVTLLVMVGPKWLKKFSEILYAVVVVAFFGFMVVWGIEVVRQQIMMREMGTALQIPMYVIGICVPVSGILGIIGVVQSFLEYYGNVAIPERQKEDKKDTEERGEE
- a CDS encoding D-2-hydroxyacid dehydrogenase; this translates as MKIVILDGYTENPGDLSWEGFENIGELDVYDRTSLSDIKEAISRIGDAEAVLTNKTPLPKAVIDASPNLKYIGVLATGYNVVDVDAAKEKGIVVSNIPSYGTAAVGQFAIALLLEICHNIGHHNQAVKEGRWESNPDWCFWDYPLIELAGKTMGIIGFGRIGQATGKIAKALGMRVIANDEFPSEGGKEIAEYVSREELFAQADVISLHCPLFPSTQGLVDKENIAKMKDGVIILNNSRGQLIVEQDLADALNAGKVYAAGLDVVSTEPIKGDNPLLEAKNCIITPHISWAPKESRQRLMDIAVENLERFIKGEPVNVVNK
- a CDS encoding glucose-6-phosphate isomerase, producing MSKNVSFDYSKTAGFMKEHEVASMKGTVEYAKNKLLSRSGEGSSFLGWIDLPVDYDKTEFRRIKKAAKKIQSDSEVLLVIGIGGSYLGARAAIEFLRHGFYNNVSREIRKAPEIYFVGNNMSGAYIRAVIDVVGGRDFSINVISKSGTTTEPAIAFRVFKEILEKKYGREAAAHRIYATTDKSRGALKHLADEEGYDTFVVPDDIGGRFSVLTAVGLLPIAVSGADIDLLMEGAAAGRKNALEKPYEENDALLYAAVRNILHRKGKSVEILANYEPSLHYISEWWKQLHGESEGKDQRGIMPASVDLTTDLHSLGQFIQDGSRIMFETVLNIEAPGEEIILREEPVDLDGLNYLAGKTVDFVNKSAMNGTILAHTDGKVPNLMVKIPKENEFYLGQLFYFFEFACGVSGYVLGVNPFNQPGVESYKTNMFALLGKPGFEKERKDLLKRL
- a CDS encoding TRAP transporter large permease gives rise to the protein MSVVLLIVFLVLMFLGVPIAVALGAASVICIATMSDLPLSLAAQSMFTSMNSFIMVAVPLFILCGSLMDEGGVADKIYDLAEAMVGWIFGGLGHVSVVVNMIFAGMSGSSVAAIASIGKMSINALSKKGYPQDYATAINLSGSMLASVIPPSILMINAAATANVSIGQALLAGLIPGIIIGLIFMVYNYFYCKKHGIGDRTPFQGKRLGRAFVNAIPALLTPVILLGGVYTGFYTPTEGAAIAVVYTILVSIYIYKNLKWTDIPRIICKNARSTGTILFVAIAAKPASLLFELDGLPSTVANMITGVSDNRIVIMFVLYAFLICVGMFMDATAAIFILVPILLPAVQAVGVSPLFFVVFLVITLSFGLITPPVGVCLYAAQNVTGLALERIIKASVPWIILIAVTLCIFIVFPQIITGPVGLIFGG
- a CDS encoding MurR/RpiR family transcriptional regulator, with protein sequence MILEAISCKQKIRGMMNHLTNTENKIARYVLDNYDTVLSSNITELAEKAGVSDASVVRFCKSLGYKGYQDFKINAAKDILPREKHLNPSLEPSDDMGTICKKIFGTEVAVLDRTFAGLDMKAVEQAARMIRDAKKLVVFGSGGSLLVGKDAQHKFLKIGIQVYVYEDMDMQLMASSLMKSDEVALCISHSGYNSNVVNCMKNAGENGAGRIALASQGKTPVSKNADVVLYTASEETIFKSESVSTRIAQLAIIDCLVAIVAFEDYDDSYQAIQQTRRATSQNKF